GTGCGCCGGTCGATCACGTCACCGGTCAGCGCGATGAGATCGGGGTGGGCGTCCTCGACCGCGGTGAGGAGCCGGTCCTGGAAGTCGCCGAAGTCGGCGGCGTGGAGGTCCGAGACCTGGGCGATGCGCAGCCCGCCCGCGGGCAGTCCTCCCCCGTCGGCCGCGGGACTCGCGCCGACCCCGGTGCCCTCGTCGGCCGCATCGGCGGCTCCGTCGGCCCCAGCGTCTGCAGAGGTGACCGCGACCTCGTAGCGGGCGACGGTCAGGCGCCGGTTGTCCCACAGCAGCCAGGCGGAGAGCACCGCGAGGACGAGGAGCACGGCGAGGCCCGCGACGGCGAGGCGCTGGCGCGGGGAGCGGCCGGGCGCTGCGCTCCGCTCCCCGACGGAGAGGGGCGCGCTCACCGCACGGTGATCCCGTCGGCGGCCATGGCCGCCTTGACCTCTCCGATCGTCATCTCCTGGAAGTGGAACACGCTCGCGGCGAGGACCGCGTCGGCACCGGCGTGCACGGCCGGCGCGAAGTGCTCCGGCTTCCCCGCGCCGCCGGAGGCGATCAGCGGCAGGGTGGTGGCCGCGCGGGCCAGGCGGATGAGCTCGAGGTCGAAGCCCTCCTTGGTGCCGTCGGCGTCCATCGAGTTCAGCAGGATCTCCCCGGCGCCGCGCTCGGTGACCTCGCGGATCCACGCGATCGCGTCGATGCCGGTGCCGCGGCGGCCGCCGTGGGTGGTGACCTCGAAGCCGGAGCCGGTGCGGGCGGTGCCCTCGGGGGTGTCGTCGGTGACGCGGCGGGCGTCGATGGACAGCACGAGCACCTGGTTGCCGAAGCGGTGGGAGATCTCGGAGATCACCTCGGGGCGGGAGATCGCGGCGGTGTTGACCCCGCACTTGTCGGCGCCGGCGCGCAGCAGCTGGTCCACGTCCTCGACGGTGCGGACGCCGCCGCCGACGGTGAGGGGGATGAAGATCTGCTCGGCCGCGGCGCGGACCACGTCGATCATGGTCTCGCGGCCGCCGGAGGAGGCGGTGACGTCCAGGAAGGTCAGCTCGTCGGCGCCCTCGGCGCCGTAGCGGGCCGCGAGTTCCACCGGGTCGCCGGCGTCGCGAAGGTCCTTGAAGTTCACGCCCTTGACGACGCGGCCGCCGTCCACGTCCAGGCACGGGATGACTCGTACTGCCACGCTCATGCGTCGATCCTCTCCAGGTCGAGCTCCTCGGCTCCCTCGATGATGAACTGCTTGCGGGGAGCGACCTCCGAGCCCATCAGCAGCTCGAACATGGCGCTGGCCGCCTCGGCGTCCTCGATCCGCACCCGTCGCAGGGTGCGGTGGCGGGGGTCCATGGTGGTGTCGGCCAGCTGGTCGGCGTCCATCTCGCCCAGGCCCTTGTAGCGCTGGATCGGCTCCTTGTACCGCTTGCCGCGCCGCTCGAGGTTCTTCAGCAGCTTGTGCAGCTCGGCCTCGGAGTAGGTGTATACCAGCTCGTTCTTCTTCGAGCCGCCGTGGACGATCTCCACGCGGTGCAGCGGCGGGACCGCGGCGTAGACCCGGCCCGCCTCGACCATGGGCCGCATGTAGCGGTGGAAGAGGGTCAGCAACAGGGTGCGGATGTGGGCGCCGTCCACGTCCGCGTCGGTCATCATGATGATCTTGCCGTAGC
This genomic interval from Brachybacterium aquaticum contains the following:
- the hisF gene encoding imidazole glycerol phosphate synthase subunit HisF codes for the protein MSVAVRVIPCLDVDGGRVVKGVNFKDLRDAGDPVELAARYGAEGADELTFLDVTASSGGRETMIDVVRAAAEQIFIPLTVGGGVRTVEDVDQLLRAGADKCGVNTAAISRPEVISEISHRFGNQVLVLSIDARRVTDDTPEGTARTGSGFEVTTHGGRRGTGIDAIAWIREVTERGAGEILLNSMDADGTKEGFDLELIRLARAATTLPLIASGGAGKPEHFAPAVHAGADAVLAASVFHFQEMTIGEVKAAMAADGITVR